In one window of Lewinella sp. 4G2 DNA:
- a CDS encoding ABC transporter ATP-binding protein, whose protein sequence is MTYIQRLKCILTTGERRRLGWLTVGVLFMAFFEVVGVGAILPFMKIVATPENTAGSVWVKGLQHLTGASDHGDLVVWSAILVFGLLLLGNLCRGVVGYLQQKIGWSISAALSSRLLKAYLSRGYDFYLTKNSSELKVSLLSEVNKFTTGVLIPLLSLISKGTLVVVIAALLFYVDPLLSFVSVLVLGGLFLLIYWWRRRALSKLGEKRVESNVRRYGSLIELFSGIKTFMVYGVEGFFYQRFSRAAHDFSEVQPSMFVISQTPRLGMEVLLFGGLLGMTTYLYFSLGDISEALPILSLYALAGVKLLPSLQAVYVAATSLRHHANTVDALYADFHHPQNGSAIVVTEELAPQRLQSSIALEGLSFSYENSDSPALRDINLKIEKGTTVAFVGSTGSGKSTMADILVGLLRPSAGFLLLDGVALTPEDTPAWQKGIAYVPQDVVLFDDTVLHNIAIGEATDSIDRERAYAAARVANIHTFITDELAQGYATKVGERGARISGGQKQRIGLARALYRRPEVLVLDEATSALDNVTEQAVLTSLAGSDRQLTTIVIAHRLATIRHADCIYLLDHGELVGQGTYQELVDTNADFREMARLN, encoded by the coding sequence TTGACTTACATCCAACGGTTAAAATGCATACTGACGACCGGGGAGCGCCGCCGTTTAGGCTGGTTAACGGTTGGGGTATTATTTATGGCCTTTTTCGAAGTAGTGGGCGTCGGCGCGATCCTTCCCTTCATGAAAATCGTGGCCACGCCGGAGAACACTGCCGGAAGCGTATGGGTGAAGGGTCTACAACACTTAACGGGTGCGTCCGACCACGGAGATCTCGTGGTCTGGTCCGCCATCCTCGTTTTTGGCTTATTGCTACTGGGCAACTTGTGCCGGGGCGTTGTGGGGTATTTACAACAGAAGATCGGGTGGTCCATCTCAGCGGCCCTGAGCAGCCGGTTACTGAAGGCTTACCTCTCCCGCGGGTATGATTTTTACCTGACCAAAAATTCCTCGGAACTCAAGGTGAGCTTACTCTCGGAGGTTAATAAGTTTACTACGGGGGTGCTGATTCCCCTACTTTCCCTCATTTCGAAGGGTACGCTGGTCGTAGTGATTGCGGCCTTGCTGTTTTACGTAGATCCACTCTTGTCGTTCGTTTCGGTCCTCGTTCTGGGCGGATTATTCTTACTCATCTACTGGTGGCGGCGAAGGGCACTCAGCAAACTGGGGGAGAAGCGGGTGGAATCCAATGTTCGGCGGTACGGATCCCTCATCGAGTTGTTTAGTGGCATCAAAACCTTCATGGTCTACGGTGTGGAAGGTTTCTTCTACCAGCGTTTCAGCCGGGCTGCCCACGACTTTTCGGAGGTACAACCCAGCATGTTCGTGATCTCCCAAACGCCGCGGCTAGGCATGGAGGTGCTACTCTTTGGTGGGCTATTAGGAATGACAACCTATTTATACTTCAGCCTGGGGGATATTTCGGAAGCCCTGCCCATCCTCTCGCTTTACGCGCTGGCCGGCGTAAAACTTCTCCCCTCCCTGCAGGCGGTCTACGTAGCTGCGACTTCGCTACGCCACCACGCCAATACGGTTGATGCGCTGTACGCAGATTTCCACCACCCACAGAACGGATCGGCGATCGTGGTAACGGAGGAGCTCGCCCCGCAGCGCTTACAATCCTCAATTGCGTTGGAGGGGCTCAGTTTTTCTTACGAGAATAGCGATTCTCCGGCGCTGCGGGACATCAACCTGAAAATTGAAAAGGGAACGACGGTAGCCTTCGTCGGTTCCACTGGCTCCGGGAAGTCGACCATGGCGGATATCCTCGTCGGGCTGCTCCGGCCGTCCGCGGGTTTTCTCTTACTGGACGGCGTGGCCTTAACACCGGAGGACACCCCCGCCTGGCAAAAGGGGATCGCTTACGTCCCCCAGGATGTAGTCCTTTTCGATGATACCGTACTCCATAACATCGCCATTGGCGAGGCTACGGATTCCATTGATCGGGAACGGGCTTACGCCGCCGCCCGGGTAGCCAATATTCATACTTTCATCACGGATGAGCTCGCGCAAGGTTACGCTACGAAGGTTGGCGAGCGGGGTGCCCGCATAAGCGGCGGGCAGAAGCAAAGGATCGGCCTCGCTCGCGCGCTGTATCGCCGACCGGAGGTACTCGTCCTGGACGAAGCGACCAGCGCCCTTGATAACGTGACCGAGCAAGCCGTGTTAACCTCCCTCGCCGGTAGTGACCGCCAACTGACAACGATCGTGATTGCCCACCGGCTGGCGACCATCCGCCACGCGGACTGTATTTATTTGCTGGACCACGGAGAGTTGGTCGGGCAGGGAACCTACCAGGAATTAGTCGACACCAACGCTGACTTCCGGGAGATGGCCCGCTTAAACTAA
- a CDS encoding acyl-CoA dehydrogenase family protein yields MSTSTHTSTEGYRNKVAAFALEQLSTGARQRDAESSFSREVWSACADFGLLGLSTPARYGGEVEGVDIPRAVRAMEGFGYGSRDNGLALGLNAQLWTVMLPINTFGTEAQKERFLPPMCSGEWIGAHALTEAEAGSDVYSMQMTATPTEGGYILNGTKRYITLGPEADVVLIFANARPKMGKWGITAFLVEKTFPGFKAGPNEHKMGLRSVPFGSIELTDCFVPTANRLGAEGAGFSIGNHSLEYDRCGILASNLGAMARQLEESVAYARQRKQFGQPIGQFQSVSNRIADMKLRLETARLLLYNLADKKQADEPALLESSMLKLYLSESFVASSLDAIRIRGGNGYLAETEVERDLRDAIGGIIYAGTSDIQRNIIAQLTGL; encoded by the coding sequence ATGTCTACCTCCACGCACACTTCTACGGAGGGCTACCGCAATAAAGTGGCCGCCTTCGCCTTGGAGCAACTCAGCACTGGAGCCCGCCAACGCGACGCCGAATCCAGTTTCTCTCGGGAAGTATGGAGCGCCTGCGCCGATTTTGGCCTCCTCGGCTTGTCTACCCCCGCCCGCTACGGTGGCGAGGTTGAAGGTGTGGACATCCCCCGCGCCGTCCGGGCTATGGAAGGATTCGGGTACGGCTCCCGGGATAACGGACTTGCCCTCGGCCTCAATGCCCAGTTGTGGACGGTCATGCTCCCCATTAACACCTTCGGGACGGAAGCCCAGAAGGAACGCTTCCTCCCCCCCATGTGCAGCGGGGAATGGATCGGTGCCCACGCTCTTACGGAAGCGGAAGCGGGCTCGGACGTTTATTCCATGCAGATGACGGCCACCCCTACGGAGGGCGGATACATACTGAACGGTACCAAACGCTACATCACACTCGGCCCCGAAGCGGATGTGGTGCTCATCTTCGCCAACGCCCGCCCCAAAATGGGGAAATGGGGCATCACGGCCTTCCTAGTTGAAAAAACCTTTCCTGGCTTCAAGGCGGGGCCCAATGAACACAAGATGGGCCTGCGCAGCGTTCCCTTCGGTTCGATTGAGTTGACGGACTGTTTCGTCCCCACCGCCAACCGTCTGGGGGCAGAGGGGGCCGGCTTCAGCATCGGCAATCACTCCCTGGAGTACGACCGTTGCGGCATCCTGGCCTCTAACCTCGGTGCCATGGCCCGGCAGCTGGAGGAGAGCGTTGCCTACGCCCGGCAGCGGAAGCAATTCGGCCAGCCGATCGGGCAATTCCAGTCCGTATCCAACCGGATTGCGGACATGAAACTACGGCTCGAGACCGCCCGCCTACTCTTGTACAACCTGGCCGACAAAAAACAGGCGGATGAACCCGCTCTCCTAGAATCCTCCATGCTCAAGCTTTACCTCAGTGAAAGCTTCGTCGCTTCGAGCCTCGACGCCATCCGCATTCGTGGTGGTAACGGTTATCTGGCGGAAACAGAAGTGGAACGGGATCTTCGGGACGCCATTGGCGGCATCATCTACGCGGGTACTTCGGACATCCAGCGGAACATTATTGCACAACTGACCGGACTTTAG
- a CDS encoding condensation domain-containing protein gives MSTSAKAKVEAILPLSYLQKALLFHHLAEERDQGLTQVHAYCSGPLQNATFTAAWEKVVARHPAMRTSVHWEKVAKPVAAVRPTAPFSITYETVDRKEELEPAVVDYLEGDQRMGLDLTKASVNRLHVFSAGTHHHAFVWTSHHILLDGWSAGVVLRDVFACYDAATRGALPELAQLPGPKSYQHWLAGRDRSAAADYWSGQLAGFTEAHAFNAGAAAGAERKVLEHRFTADVAEHLKGQLRQKRLTLNGAVRGLWAICLAAYFKREDVLYGTTVSGRTADIPGHDAVAGLFTNALPVRIKITPEQRLNDWLTELQRTQLAGNEHQYASLEEIADWSGTSMGTLQYDHLVLVQNYPWSELSGGGLKVDRFVGATTSSHPLTVMVDPSDGLRVIFHYDPAVIPETLLSWLEDAFCGLLEGFGELGRYLMGDLLELLPPAPAALDSVSLGGARDLDSYSLPTSAVEFELVRIWEELLKLSPIGVEDDFFMAGGTSLLALRLFHRVEESFGKKFSIISIVRHRTIRQLAQLIQDGETDDGWNTIVPLKATGTKPAIWCFHAGQGHVLFYHPMVKHLDADRPVYAIQPNGLNGVDEVHGSIAEMASHYLEEMRKIQPAGPYLLLAYCYSTAICVEIHHQLVAAGEAPPILLIVDSAPKAKELDKLMVHRQNRHDARWVMGRLYRGEFKKLGRSLLTDYAPERLLNEELKDERVSNAAKNRFLPSYEAYIWRPINTEVALFRSEDYRAGDHKDWHLDSWNILSDNQLRTFAVAGEHKHLFEEPLVADLAGAIEAYLATRD, from the coding sequence ATGAGCACCAGCGCCAAGGCAAAAGTGGAGGCCATCCTCCCGCTCAGTTACCTGCAGAAAGCCCTGCTGTTCCACCATTTAGCGGAGGAGCGCGACCAGGGCCTGACGCAGGTGCACGCTTACTGCTCCGGGCCGCTGCAGAATGCCACTTTTACCGCCGCGTGGGAAAAAGTAGTTGCGCGCCACCCCGCCATGCGGACTTCCGTACACTGGGAAAAGGTAGCTAAACCCGTTGCGGCCGTCCGGCCCACCGCCCCCTTTTCGATCACTTACGAAACGGTGGATCGAAAGGAGGAGTTGGAGCCCGCCGTTGTTGATTACCTCGAGGGTGATCAGCGAATGGGGCTGGACCTGACCAAAGCTTCGGTGAACCGATTACACGTTTTTTCTGCGGGTACCCATCACCACGCTTTCGTCTGGACGAGCCATCACATTTTGCTGGATGGTTGGTCCGCCGGCGTGGTCTTGCGGGATGTATTTGCGTGTTACGATGCTGCTACGCGCGGAGCCCTTCCTGAATTGGCCCAGTTGCCCGGCCCCAAATCTTACCAACATTGGTTGGCGGGGCGGGACCGTAGCGCGGCGGCAGACTATTGGTCCGGCCAGTTAGCTGGGTTCACCGAAGCGCACGCTTTCAATGCGGGCGCTGCCGCGGGTGCGGAGCGAAAGGTGTTAGAGCACCGATTTACAGCGGACGTAGCGGAACACCTCAAAGGGCAACTACGCCAAAAAAGACTGACCCTGAATGGAGCGGTAAGGGGGCTTTGGGCCATTTGCCTCGCTGCCTACTTCAAACGGGAAGACGTGCTTTACGGGACGACCGTCTCCGGGCGGACGGCCGACATCCCCGGCCACGACGCCGTTGCGGGGCTATTTACGAATGCCCTACCCGTACGCATCAAAATCACCCCCGAACAAAGGCTGAATGATTGGCTAACGGAACTCCAGCGCACGCAATTAGCCGGTAACGAACACCAGTACGCTTCCCTGGAGGAGATCGCGGATTGGTCCGGCACCTCAATGGGCACCCTGCAGTATGACCATTTGGTGTTGGTGCAGAATTACCCCTGGTCCGAACTGAGTGGCGGTGGCCTGAAGGTAGATCGCTTCGTAGGTGCTACCACGAGTTCTCACCCCCTGACGGTCATGGTAGACCCGTCGGACGGCTTGCGGGTCATCTTTCACTACGATCCCGCAGTGATACCCGAAACTTTACTGTCCTGGTTGGAAGACGCCTTCTGTGGTTTGCTGGAAGGTTTCGGGGAGTTAGGGCGATACTTGATGGGCGATCTCCTGGAATTGCTGCCGCCCGCTCCCGCAGCCTTAGATTCGGTAAGCTTAGGGGGTGCCCGGGATCTTGATTCCTACAGCCTACCGACTTCCGCGGTAGAGTTTGAACTCGTCCGGATCTGGGAAGAATTGCTGAAACTTTCTCCCATCGGCGTGGAAGATGATTTTTTCATGGCGGGGGGCACGTCCCTGTTAGCGCTACGCCTTTTCCACCGGGTGGAGGAAAGCTTCGGAAAGAAATTTTCGATCATCAGCATCGTGCGCCACCGGACGATCCGGCAACTGGCCCAACTGATCCAGGACGGTGAGACGGATGACGGGTGGAATACAATCGTCCCCCTAAAGGCAACGGGTACTAAGCCCGCCATCTGGTGTTTTCACGCCGGCCAGGGCCACGTGCTCTTCTACCACCCCATGGTAAAGCATTTGGACGCGGACCGACCGGTTTATGCGATCCAACCTAACGGCCTGAACGGGGTGGACGAAGTACACGGTAGCATCGCCGAGATGGCGAGCCACTATTTGGAGGAGATGCGGAAAATCCAACCCGCGGGACCTTACTTGCTCCTCGCTTACTGCTACAGTACGGCCATCTGTGTGGAGATTCACCACCAACTCGTTGCTGCCGGTGAAGCACCACCCATATTGCTCATTGTGGATAGTGCTCCGAAAGCAAAGGAACTGGACAAGTTGATGGTCCACCGGCAGAACCGCCACGACGCCCGCTGGGTAATGGGCCGGCTTTACCGGGGGGAGTTCAAAAAACTGGGCCGGAGCCTGCTGACGGATTACGCTCCGGAAAGGCTACTCAACGAGGAGCTAAAAGATGAACGGGTATCCAACGCCGCCAAGAACCGCTTTCTGCCCAGTTACGAGGCCTATATCTGGCGACCCATCAATACCGAAGTGGCCCTCTTCCGCAGTGAAGACTACCGCGCGGGTGATCACAAGGACTGGCACCTGGACTCCTGGAATATCCTTAGCGATAACCAGCTCCGCACCTTCGCCGTAGCCGGTGAGCACAAACATCTGTTCGAAGAACCGCTGGTTGCGGATTTGGCTGGTGCAATCGAGGCCTACCTGGCCACCAGAGATTAA
- a CDS encoding non-ribosomal peptide synthetase, translating to MSKPSALQRWLKRKQAPEKPEPGPVRSQGVEENASFPLTATQHRLWVLSTLNPESSFYHYAETYGLTGNVDPVKLRAAFRAVVSRHAILRATFHGGADGPYQKVGAAPEFEFTEEDLRGVKAESRPAALQDRCHKIANRPFDLTQGPLLRVALLRMADTEWTLLLVLHHIVFDFWSLAILRRELTLAYRGEILPPLQLQYPELGLNRKPTKESDLAWWKEQLRGLPPALNLPTDRPRPASPSYRGAYAYGTIHAADAAAIRRAARGQGVTLYTYLLAAYQVLLARFSGTEDFAIGAPVTTRDRQELEELIGFFDQTLTLRSSLTDGISFRQLVERVKASTTEAFLRKSVPFEEVVQAINPPRLPGANPLFQHMLVLKQAAPDEHINAELELHARPFDAGIARFDQTLFVADTGQELEILLEYATDLFDADTIQRYVAHFITLLQEVTLKPDAPLETIRTTPEAEYQQLTETWNATCEPLPAGATITSLIAEHVESAHTAVSAGNGQLTYRELKVAADRLSRQLDQSTDRDEEIIGLYLGPVTEMAVALLATLQSGYAYLPLDPSYPADRINYLIEDSGVRTILTTPAFAAALELPAGIRVLHVGDNDAKVQESTSSTSQIPTRRGAGQGPRPEDLAYVIYTSGSTGKPKGVPVTHANLVHSTLARRSVYPSQPTAFLLLSSFSFDSSVAGIFWALTSGAKLVLAPRRIEQDLDALASLIANEAVSHTLMLPTLYETVLRFSDAEELGSLRTVIVAGEACTAKLVKHHFATLPSAELFNEYGPTEATVWCTAHQILPEDATGAIPIGRPIPNATAYVMAKGGRALAPLGVPGELYIGGAGVTAGYRGRPELTAEKFVASPFGKEERLYRTGDLARHGKDGQLYFLGRVDRQIKLRGYRIELGEVREALLFLPGVTEAAVRVDQERQRLLGYVAGVPVTALPNLRRSLLERMPKHLVPAALHAVDVFPQLVNGKIDVASLPLTLSGQNRIESDTDQTELSPAAATLLEIWRTALKDPSIGANDNFFEVGGDSILSIQIVARARAAGLNLSPRSVFEHQTVAEMARNVGGASLAASPQEFSGPFPLHPIQSWFFTEHRAAPHHWNQGVAVRVPGQLTSEQVTEALHYLVGVHHGLRQQFHQSGAGEWEARIVDNADAPVYLIPEGINSEEAIQDYLQREQSTYPLENTPLFRGHYSPAASTLYLLAHHLVVDVVTWRILLEDLGQLWQQLNTGSPLHLAPATAPYGRYARQLAERTEQGVFSKEISFWKDQQFVPLPGLTPDQNLSTEATTSTLELQLTAAETEPYLRAANEAYRTTTEELILAALVMAIGAPQLHLGLEHNGRSDEDADLTRSAGWFTAAYPLTLAGGDEPGAIIVATKEKLRSVPGNGVGYGALKYGAKVDFGPQPQLLFNYLGRIDSEDPKGAGYSFLNEDLRAPASERNRLWEINVGIFNDELRLSWAFDTSTFTTEQMQVRLASMREALFAVSHHCLTVDEATFSPSDFPEADLSQNDLDALFDQL from the coding sequence ATGAGTAAACCTTCCGCACTACAGCGCTGGCTAAAGCGTAAGCAGGCCCCGGAGAAACCGGAGCCCGGCCCGGTACGTAGCCAGGGGGTGGAAGAGAACGCCTCTTTCCCACTTACCGCTACTCAACACCGGCTGTGGGTGCTGAGTACACTTAATCCAGAGAGCTCTTTTTATCACTACGCCGAAACCTATGGGCTAACGGGGAACGTCGATCCGGTTAAACTGAGGGCAGCCTTTCGGGCGGTAGTGAGCCGGCACGCCATTCTCAGGGCGACCTTTCACGGTGGGGCCGATGGTCCGTACCAGAAAGTTGGGGCGGCGCCAGAGTTTGAATTTACGGAAGAAGACCTACGGGGCGTGAAGGCGGAATCGAGACCCGCTGCCCTGCAAGACCGCTGTCACAAAATCGCCAATCGCCCATTCGATCTAACGCAAGGCCCACTACTTCGCGTAGCCCTTTTGCGGATGGCCGACACGGAATGGACCCTGTTACTGGTTCTGCACCACATCGTATTTGACTTTTGGTCGTTGGCCATTCTGCGGCGGGAACTCACCCTGGCTTACCGGGGGGAAATTTTGCCACCACTCCAACTTCAATACCCGGAGCTGGGCCTCAATCGGAAGCCCACCAAGGAAAGTGATCTGGCCTGGTGGAAGGAGCAACTACGAGGTTTACCTCCGGCCCTGAACCTGCCTACCGACCGACCGAGACCGGCGTCCCCAAGCTACCGGGGCGCATACGCATACGGGACAATCCACGCAGCAGATGCAGCCGCTATTCGGCGGGCAGCCCGTGGCCAGGGGGTAACCTTATATACCTACTTACTGGCTGCTTACCAGGTGCTGCTCGCTCGATTCAGCGGTACCGAGGACTTCGCCATTGGAGCCCCGGTCACCACTCGGGATAGACAGGAACTCGAGGAGTTGATCGGTTTTTTCGATCAAACCTTGACCCTGCGGTCTTCCTTAACGGACGGAATTAGTTTTCGGCAATTAGTCGAGCGGGTGAAGGCATCTACGACGGAAGCTTTTCTCCGCAAATCCGTTCCTTTCGAGGAGGTGGTGCAGGCCATTAATCCACCACGGTTACCGGGGGCTAATCCTTTGTTCCAACACATGCTGGTGCTAAAGCAAGCTGCCCCGGACGAACACATCAACGCTGAACTGGAACTTCACGCCCGGCCCTTCGATGCGGGGATCGCAAGGTTTGACCAAACCCTATTCGTTGCTGATACGGGTCAAGAACTGGAGATACTACTGGAATACGCCACGGATCTGTTCGACGCCGACACCATCCAACGCTACGTAGCCCACTTCATCACCCTGCTGCAAGAAGTGACGTTGAAACCGGATGCCCCTCTGGAAACCATCCGTACTACCCCGGAGGCTGAATACCAGCAACTCACCGAAACCTGGAACGCTACCTGCGAGCCACTGCCGGCGGGAGCCACTATCACATCACTGATCGCTGAACACGTCGAATCCGCTCACACTGCCGTCAGCGCAGGAAACGGCCAGCTCACCTACCGCGAACTCAAAGTGGCGGCAGATCGATTGAGCCGGCAGCTTGACCAGTCGACTGATCGTGACGAGGAGATCATTGGCCTTTACCTTGGCCCGGTTACGGAAATGGCCGTGGCGCTCCTCGCTACCTTACAGTCCGGCTACGCCTACCTGCCACTGGACCCGAGCTACCCAGCGGACCGTATCAACTATTTGATCGAAGATTCTGGCGTCCGTACCATCCTGACGACCCCAGCCTTTGCCGCCGCACTCGAACTTCCCGCGGGTATTCGAGTGCTCCACGTCGGCGATAACGATGCTAAGGTTCAGGAATCGACCTCCAGTACTAGCCAAATTCCTACCCGTCGCGGAGCAGGCCAAGGCCCGCGCCCGGAAGACCTGGCCTACGTCATTTATACTTCCGGAAGTACCGGGAAGCCAAAAGGCGTCCCCGTCACCCACGCTAATCTCGTCCACTCGACTCTGGCGCGGCGGAGCGTTTATCCGAGCCAGCCCACGGCCTTCCTGTTGCTATCCTCCTTCAGCTTCGATAGCTCCGTTGCGGGCATCTTCTGGGCGTTGACGTCGGGGGCGAAACTTGTCCTGGCGCCACGCCGGATCGAGCAAGACCTCGATGCGCTGGCGAGCCTCATCGCTAATGAGGCCGTTAGCCACACGCTGATGTTGCCTACGCTTTACGAGACCGTTTTGCGCTTTTCTGATGCGGAGGAATTAGGAAGCTTACGAACCGTAATTGTGGCCGGTGAGGCCTGTACGGCTAAGTTGGTCAAGCATCACTTCGCCACGCTACCCTCGGCGGAGCTATTTAATGAATATGGGCCCACCGAAGCTACGGTATGGTGTACGGCGCACCAGATTCTACCCGAAGATGCGACCGGAGCCATCCCCATCGGCCGGCCGATCCCTAATGCTACGGCTTACGTCATGGCTAAGGGTGGCCGGGCGCTCGCTCCACTCGGCGTTCCCGGAGAATTATACATTGGTGGTGCCGGAGTGACCGCCGGATACCGGGGCCGGCCGGAACTGACGGCAGAGAAATTTGTCGCCAGTCCATTCGGCAAAGAGGAGCGGCTCTACCGAACGGGAGATCTGGCCCGGCATGGAAAAGATGGCCAGCTCTACTTTCTCGGACGGGTGGACCGGCAGATCAAACTGCGCGGCTACCGGATCGAACTGGGGGAAGTTCGGGAAGCCCTCCTTTTTCTCCCGGGCGTAACGGAAGCGGCGGTACGCGTAGATCAGGAGCGGCAAAGATTGCTCGGCTACGTCGCGGGCGTTCCGGTTACGGCGCTCCCCAATTTGCGGCGGTCGTTACTGGAACGGATGCCCAAACACCTCGTCCCGGCGGCCCTCCACGCCGTGGATGTCTTCCCACAGTTAGTCAACGGAAAGATTGATGTGGCCAGTCTACCCTTAACGTTGTCCGGGCAAAATCGAATTGAAAGTGATACGGACCAAACGGAACTTTCCCCCGCGGCAGCCACCCTTCTGGAGATTTGGCGCACTGCGCTGAAGGACCCAAGCATTGGCGCCAATGATAACTTCTTTGAAGTCGGGGGAGACTCTATCCTCAGTATTCAAATTGTGGCCCGGGCCCGGGCAGCAGGTCTTAACCTCAGTCCCCGCTCGGTTTTCGAGCACCAGACGGTCGCTGAAATGGCCCGTAATGTTGGTGGCGCCTCTTTGGCAGCCTCACCTCAGGAATTTTCCGGGCCCTTCCCCCTGCATCCCATTCAATCCTGGTTTTTTACGGAACACCGCGCTGCGCCGCATCACTGGAACCAGGGGGTAGCCGTGCGGGTGCCGGGGCAACTTACTTCGGAGCAAGTCACTGAAGCCCTGCACTACCTGGTTGGGGTGCACCACGGCTTGCGACAGCAGTTCCACCAGAGCGGCGCAGGAGAATGGGAAGCGAGGATCGTTGACAACGCTGATGCGCCGGTTTACCTTATCCCGGAAGGCATTAATTCGGAGGAGGCCATTCAGGACTACCTGCAGCGTGAGCAATCCACCTACCCACTGGAGAATACTCCATTATTTCGTGGCCATTATTCCCCCGCGGCGAGTACCCTTTACTTATTAGCCCATCACCTCGTGGTGGACGTCGTTACCTGGCGTATCCTTTTGGAGGATCTGGGCCAACTTTGGCAGCAGCTCAATACCGGTTCTCCCCTTCACCTGGCACCCGCGACAGCGCCCTATGGCCGTTACGCACGGCAGTTGGCGGAACGCACGGAGCAAGGTGTTTTTTCGAAAGAGATCTCCTTCTGGAAAGACCAACAGTTTGTACCCCTCCCGGGGCTGACTCCTGATCAAAACCTATCTACCGAGGCGACTACGTCAACGCTGGAATTGCAACTCACCGCCGCCGAGACGGAGCCGTATTTGCGCGCGGCAAACGAAGCGTACCGGACCACGACGGAAGAACTGATCCTGGCGGCACTGGTAATGGCAATTGGTGCGCCGCAGCTTCACCTCGGGCTGGAGCACAATGGGCGGAGTGATGAAGATGCTGACCTCACGCGGTCCGCAGGCTGGTTTACGGCTGCTTATCCGCTGACGCTTGCTGGTGGTGATGAACCGGGGGCCATCATCGTTGCGACGAAGGAAAAATTACGGTCAGTACCCGGTAATGGCGTGGGGTACGGAGCGCTTAAGTACGGTGCGAAGGTAGATTTTGGCCCGCAGCCGCAGCTACTTTTCAATTACCTGGGCCGCATTGATTCCGAAGATCCCAAAGGAGCGGGCTATTCCTTCCTGAACGAGGACCTCCGGGCACCCGCCAGTGAACGAAATCGGCTGTGGGAAATTAACGTAGGTATCTTCAACGATGAGCTGCGGCTTTCGTGGGCCTTCGATACTTCTACGTTTACTACCGAGCAGATGCAAGTGCGTTTGGCAAGCATGCGGGAAGCTTTATTCGCCGTCAGCCACCATTGCCTCACCGTAGATGAAGCTACTTTCAGCCCCTCCGATTTTCCGGAAGCGGACCTTAGTCAGAACGATTTAGACGCTTTATTCGATCAACTATGA
- a CDS encoding HupE/UreJ family protein, which produces MLRLTLIGVICLLGFQKLAAHKADESYVFLKIYNDHIDGHYQITAGDLNLALGLNLTDDLDEAQIQPYLPRIHQYLKENCYFKSAAGDHPMTFTTVSFMPVSYGTFVNLDFKLANTEVIPDELEVKFDIIYDKKPRHRNKLIQAYNWKAGITKNEAMISLAFSPGNGVQTLDLTSRSVLKGFWGMIVSGMYHIYIGLDHILFLLALLLPAVVRRKKGATGILNSWEPVEEFRPAFMYVLKIVTFFTIAHTITLSLAALDVVSLPSRIVESLIALSIALAAIHNIKPFRENETVGIAFVFGLFHGFGFASVLGEVGLSGEFMVLSLLGFNIGVELAQVIIICLAFPALFFLRKSKYYKPVILIGGSIFLIAIACYWFIERFFEVDLVIGGYVERAIKKVKRIFS; this is translated from the coding sequence TTGCTCAGACTGACCTTAATCGGCGTCATATGCCTGCTGGGTTTTCAAAAACTGGCGGCTCACAAGGCGGACGAGAGCTACGTTTTTCTTAAGATCTACAATGACCACATTGACGGTCATTACCAAATCACCGCCGGGGACCTCAACCTCGCCCTGGGCCTCAACTTGACGGATGATCTCGACGAGGCGCAAATTCAACCCTACCTGCCGCGCATCCACCAGTACCTAAAGGAAAATTGTTACTTCAAGTCTGCCGCCGGAGACCACCCTATGACCTTCACCACGGTATCCTTCATGCCGGTGAGTTACGGCACTTTCGTGAACCTGGATTTCAAACTGGCGAATACCGAAGTGATCCCCGATGAGTTGGAGGTGAAGTTTGACATCATTTACGATAAGAAACCCCGCCACCGGAATAAACTCATCCAGGCCTATAACTGGAAGGCGGGCATCACGAAAAATGAGGCCATGATCAGCCTCGCGTTCTCTCCCGGCAACGGGGTGCAGACGTTGGACCTCACCTCCCGCTCCGTCCTTAAGGGCTTTTGGGGGATGATCGTTAGCGGTATGTACCACATCTACATTGGGCTGGATCACATCCTGTTCCTACTGGCGCTGCTGCTGCCGGCCGTCGTCCGCCGTAAGAAGGGAGCTACGGGTATTTTGAATTCCTGGGAACCGGTGGAGGAGTTTCGCCCGGCCTTCATGTACGTACTGAAGATCGTGACCTTCTTCACCATCGCGCATACCATCACCTTGAGTTTAGCGGCCTTGGATGTGGTCAGCCTACCCAGCCGGATTGTGGAATCACTCATCGCGCTTTCCATTGCGTTGGCGGCCATCCATAACATCAAGCCCTTCCGGGAAAATGAGACGGTGGGCATCGCATTTGTTTTTGGCCTGTTTCACGGGTTTGGCTTCGCCAGTGTACTGGGGGAGGTGGGCCTGAGTGGTGAGTTCATGGTTCTTTCCCTCCTCGGGTTCAACATCGGAGTTGAACTGGCCCAGGTGATCATCATCTGCCTGGCCTTTCCTGCGCTGTTCTTTTTGAGGAAGAGCAAGTATTACAAGCCAGTCATCCTCATTGGTGGATCCATCTTCCTGATCGCCATCGCCTGTTACTGGTTCATCGAGCGCTTCTTTGAGGTGGACCTCGTTATTGGCGGCTATGTGGAGCGGGCCATTAAGAAAGTGAAAAGAATATTCAGCTAA